TCCAAAATCTCCAACTGTTTACCTTGTAcagtcaaattaataatattattgatgGCTGAGTTTCAACATAATTTTGATCTGGTACAATTTCCACATATTTATTTAATGACAGACTTAAAAACCAAGATCACCATAAACAATTAGTATGCAATTTTTGCAACAGAACAAATGGCAATGCTAATGACTTTTTGTATGCATCCTATAGGGAAAGTAGCTTATAGCACAAATGCCATATTTGGTCCTTAAAATTACATCCAATTTTTCTCaggtttcaaaaataaaaattgaatattagaaaaacataaaatgatCTAGTTGGGTCCTTAAACTACACACAACTCTGATGTGCAATCTGACTTGCACAATCAGAAGAcgaccaaaaataacattaatcaTATAACATGTCAATTAAAGAAGTAACAAAGAATACGACTTCTGATAGAATAAAATGGTGGAAAATAATACATGTGGCTAACCCCGACTATTATATTAAGAATCCATAACCATACCCATTTTGAGACCAaagcttggttgttgttgttgaaatatctctaaataaattaaacagCTGAAAGTAGCTCATAACAAATCATACTAAATTAGCTAAAAGCCTTCTGACTCCCGGTTCTTTCTACGAagatatatacacacacacacacacacaaaatgaaCATAATCACGGTCCACTATAATCACgtacaaaaattaatagattcttcttcttcttcttcttcttttcattcagAGTAAAAAAACTATTAGTTTTGTAACATTAGCAGTATAGCAGAAAGATagtccacaaaaaaaaaaagaagcaaaaatcttttgaatttgCATACACTTAGGTTTAATTTGATTGatctaattaaattagattGGAATACAAACAGCTACGAAATTCAATGAAACAATCAACAGAGATCAACCAATTTGCCctatttttcaattcaaataaaaaaatacaccTACCTAAGCTGCGTGAACGAGATTGAACGGAACAGCGTGAGCTCCGCCGCACCGGATTATACCCTCTCGCGAGAGAAACATGTGTACGAAACAAGCTCCCACAACTCTGTCAACAAATTTTAGCTTCCGATttagaaaaattgaaacaaaaatgaaaaaaattaatgaaattgattcagagagagaaagaaccttGGATGagcgagaagaagaagaagaagaggaagaggaagattCTAGGGCTTGGTGGGATCTGCCGCAATACGACGCCGTATTCACCACCACAGTTTGCATCTCTGTTAGTCTCAAccgcttttcttttcttttctgggatttttattttattttatatttattttactgaCCTTATATagccttttattttcctttcgtCTTTTCTTGGGAAACAAACAAGAAGCGGAGAAGAGAAGAGAACAGAAGAGAAGGACCAAAAGGGGAATCAAAACAGTCCCTCCAGTTATCTCGGGGAGTATCTTTCGTTATCAATACTCCTAAATATTTCTGTACCTTCAGCTTTAGGTAAGCAGTGacgaaactaaaaaaaaaatagtccgTATAATCTGTACTAaaacattatttataaaatagtaacacttgtttctcaaaaaaaaaaaaaaaaaaaaaaattagaaacactCTTCTATTAACGcatttgctgttttttttttccttaaaaaaaaaatccatgtttatcaaaatcaaaactaaatattaaaaaaaatagtccaGTAAAAATACACGTATAACTTTCACTAAAACATTacttacaaaatagaaacactattttattaacgcattactatttttttccttaaaaaaacccatgtttataaaaaaaaaccaaactaaatagatatatacacttttttatatataagtagaTACATCTTTAACTCTCGTTAAAATATTATCTATGTGGGGAGATTTTTCACTCGTCACACAAGCTGTTTGTCTGGTTTGGGAGCCGAGCCTTACTTACAAATAAGGAACACTATTTTATTAACGcacttactatttttttcctttaaaaaaaaaacccatgtttttcaaaaaaaaaaactaaactaaatagatatatacacttttttttttttttttatatataagtagaTACATCTTTAACTTTCGTTAAAATAACAAGCTGTTTGTCCGCTTTGGAGAGTCAAGCTCACGTGGTTTTGTTCTCAATACCAAGTATGGAAAGACCCTGAGTGCAGTCCCATATCGACAAGAGATGCGCCCCACTCATGCCTTATAAGTGCTTGGCGCAAGCATGAGTGTACTAAGCACTTATGAGGTATGAGTAGAGCGCATTTCTTATTGATGTGGGATTGCACCCAGAGCGGGTGAAAAATCTCCCCACAACCTACAAAACAAGACTACTCTCCATATGATTTTGGATGAAATAATTTACTTATTAcacattttaagtttttttttttcgtgattgaaaaatatagtaatctcaaattataatagatttaaattattttaaaaaaaaattatagaagaGTCGCGTGAGGATTACAAGCTTTACAATAAAGGGACATGTGGAAGCCAGGTGTTGATTACCTATTGAATTACAAGGCTACGTACGTGGGggtaaaagtaattaaaatctGGGGAGCACCGAAGCAAGGGCCTCTCTCCTCTTCTAGATTGTGATTCAAGATTATACTACTGttctcataaataaaaaaaaaaaaaaaaaactactgttGAATTTGGCGCcgttaagttttttaattttttattttttattgaagtCTATTCTTTCACGTACTTGAAAGGTCATCGAACCATCTAGaccttttttaaatacaaaattttatttaaattatttaggtttttttattattatgataatcatttttattttgtcaattaagttattattaatttattaaaatattttaatttgaaaatcatactcatcttctttttcttttctttttttgataggaaaatTCATACTCATCTTGGTAATTCATTTTCATTAGCAAAAAGCAGTTaataatattttgtatttattttcacctacataactttttttttagccgTCAATTCCTTGCtctaaaaggtttttttttttttatatagagatTTCTCCCTCTGCCTTCTTTGTCGAATAGTTGCTAAATtgatttataaacaaaaattaggtGAAATGCAGAGTTTAATAGTGGGTTTCTATTCTTCTATGCTCAATTATCtagaataatataaaatgaaCAGCATAGATGGATAAAGACTtcaaatctaaataatttaattatcatATACACAATAATGACAATACATATAATGATAATTGAGAGGCTTTTGGTACAGGGGTCTTAGCACCTGCTTTGAGAAGTGTGTTGCAATACAAGCTTCCTTTATAAGACCCAATCTAATATTGTGAGAAGAGTCACATTCATAAAAAGACTCTTCATCACCTGAGAATTTTTAAAGATTCTAAGAATTTTACTCTCCATTCTACCATGCGTAAGCAAGCTCCATAGATGCACAACCATCGCACACAAGTGACAAGACTATATCCTAGCCAAGCACACCTACTGAAGGGTAGCTACAGTCAATAACAATTCACCAacctaaatttaattaattgacaaaattaaaagctcGATACCTAATCTAAAATATGATATATAAATTTTAGGCatctttacatattttttcccaaattttggTTGGGAGATttctgtctttctttcttttaaatgccaaccagttttttttttttttttttgcctttaaaaaaaaattctttatattGGACTATTGGTTGTAAAAGGTCAAGTTTCACCCAAAATAGATTACATCGAGTGAAGGATATCAAAAAATGTTGctaaccaacaaattaaaataagcCAACTACATCATGTATGTTTTCAGGTGAACAATTGGATCATGATCTAAGTTTGTAGGTTGGACCTTCCTAGGTCACAAcccttattttttgaaatattatccATCAAAAATCGAcctaaaacaaaaccaaactagatgggggggggggggtttaaaAGTAATGAGGGTGACCACATAATGGCGTGTATTCAACCCACACTAACTTAGCAAACCTGTTTTGATCCGACCCatgttattaatagtttaaaacaTATATGTATTTCAAATTTactagttttattaatttatattttgggtgttatttaaattttttatcttgaTTTAGATTGGTATTTGAGactaaattttgattaattGAATATTAAGTTCAATTGTGCAAATTGAAATCGTTTATATTGAATAATGAGCTTAAATGGttagatgaatttttttatactagGATTGTCAAAATCACCGGAACCCTAATAAACCAACCAATTCCTATGAATTGTGTTGAGTTTGTtattagttattaattattagggCTAAATGGGTTTAGTTGGGTtagagtttctttttttttttttttggggtggggacGGGTTAGAGTTTCTTACTTTCTTAATATAAGTAGGTTGGGTTTGGTCGAAAATTAACTCAACCTCAGTTCGACTTTATCCATGCCCATTCCTAATCAACAATTGATTGGTAACAACATTCAAAATCAACATTGATTATTAACAAAGGCCAAAAGATGATTGTCAGACGACGAGgggattaaaaagaaaaacttgaaatttcaaTAGTCATTAGTGGAACTGGAAACTAAAAGTTACTAAACTCAAAGTCCCTTTCTTCATTTTCCTCCAACAGATTGCCAAATATGAGTACAAAATATTAACCATGGAAAGGTTTAGATAGTTcatgaatatatatagatatagatatatctatatatatatatatatatgtatgcaaAGGTTATATAACCTTTGCATACATATTCCCTCCACAAAGCAATTAACGCTCTTATAATCACataaggataaaaaaaagacataatacCAAATTAAAGACACATTAAATTCTCAATTATACACGTTGGGAGATGAATATAGAGGGTTTTGCATGGTTTTAGAAGACCGTTTCTTCCTTGAAAACAAATCTCCCACCAAAGGAATAATAGGCTTCTTCTTCATCGCCTTCTTCTCCTGCACTTTCCCTCCAAAATAACCTTCCTCACGTAAACTTAATATATGAGCCAAAGTGTTCGAGTCCTCCATTCTAATCATCAACTCCCTCTTCCTCTCTTGATCCTCTCTAACTTCTCTGTTTCTATTTGCTATCAATGCATTTGTTGCAGCAGCTGCCTCGGCTTTGGCCAACTTTGACATGTTCTTGTGAAGCTCAGCATTTAAGGAAGCCAATGCAACCTCGGTTtcagactctctctcttttaacaACTTCAACTCCACCTTTGTTTCCTCTAGCTCAGCTTCAAGCTTCTTTAGAGTGTATAAAACCAAGCTTTCATCTTCTCTTTTGTTGTGGCTAAAGACCAAGTTTCTTGTAGGGCTGTCATCGTCATCGTCATCGCTAAATACCAAATTTCTTGTAGTGTTTGGAACTATACTCATATTATAAGGCTTTGGAGATGGTGAGAACATTTCTCCTACGTTCACGTTATAAGGCTTTGGAGATGGTGAGAACATTTCTCCTACGTTCACGTTATAAGGCTTTGGAGATGGTGAGTACATTTCTCCGAGAAGAAGGCGCTCGCCAAAAATGGCGACGGCTTCTTTGACAGAGCGGAAGGGACGGGAGGTGTCAACGCTGGAGCTATAATCTAGGGTTGGGCTTTGAGGAAGAGAAAAGGGTTCCATGGTGGTGAGTTTGGGGTGAGAATGCTGTGcatgaagaagaaggagaaggagaaggagaaggagaataAGATAGAGAAGCTTTATTTGATATGATTGGTTaggtttgggttttctttgCTTTTACTTCAAAAGTTTGGAAGGAAGTGGTGAAAGGGGAAGTGGGGTAAGGGTAAGATATAATAATATGGAAGTGGGAGACTGTTGTTTCAAGGTTAAGGTACGTAAGATCCGAATTTAGGATGAGGACGAGGATGAGGATGACTAGTTACCTGCAAAGTGTATATGTCACTTTGATACCATCAGGTGTGTCCCTCcagtttgtttttattttgtttcattttgcttttgccttttttcttttctctttaaaacAACATTCTACACACACAGGATGCCCCCAAACAATGACAAGATTGCAAGACAAAATAAGTCAGCTTAGTTGCTAAATTCACCTTTTATAGCAAATAAGTTGACCAAGAACACAGCTgcattttcaattaattgtCAAGCCCAGGGCGTAGCCGGATTTTTCACTTGGGGGctgaattatatatttatatactagtcataactcataattaATACAATAATTATATTCTATATAAAATAGTCAAACTTAacattttataacattttaaaactcaaataagattaaaaaaaattgttcaatttgttataaatatataaaagaatttttttttctaaaagccTTAGCATCTCCTATTAGAATTGTGCTTGATGATGacctttcataaaataaattccattcattatcattttcatagtgaaattcttaaaaaaaatttcctttttcaaATTGGAAGGGGGTTAAGACTTGATAATGTTTCTTATCTCTAGTGCAACCTAAATTCTGTTGCAGAAACATATCAATGTCGGTACAACTTATAAGGCAACTGGattcaaaaggaaaacaaaaaatcaacttaaaatatataaaaatgaaatgatgataatgagagaaaaacatatgaggaaaaaaaaattagaaatatgagaaaaggatcaaattttgtgaaaaaatgatgatgatgatgagacctgaataaatgaatttgaaagctaagaatgaaaagaaaaacacaccaATTCGAGCAACG
This DNA window, taken from Quercus robur chromosome 2, dhQueRobu3.1, whole genome shotgun sequence, encodes the following:
- the LOC126715953 gene encoding uncharacterized protein LOC126715953, which translates into the protein MEPFSLPQSPTLDYSSSVDTSRPFRSVKEAVAIFGERLLLGEMYSPSPKPYNVNVGEMFSPSPKPYNVNVGEMFSPSPKPYNMSIVPNTTRNLVFSDDDDDDSPTRNLVFSHNKREDESLVLYTLKKLEAELEETKVELKLLKERESETEVALASLNAELHKNMSKLAKAEAAAATNALIANRNREVREDQERKRELMIRMEDSNTLAHILSLREEGYFGGKVQEKKAMKKKPIIPLVGDLFSRKKRSSKTMQNPLYSSPNVYN